From Planctomycetota bacterium, the proteins below share one genomic window:
- the nth gene encoding endonuclease III, producing MPAKRTDSRTLKKRRERVTAILPILYAEHPDAKCSLDFTSPLELIVATILSAQCTDERVNLTTPALFKKFPTAQAYADASLKDIEPMVQSCGFFRQKAKSIKAMAESVVELHGDEVPRTMEALIKLRGVGRKTANVVLGNAFGINVGVTVDTHVTRLSNRLGLTRHESDAVKIEKDLMQVVPRDEWTMWSHLLIHHGRRTCVARKPRCEACALFEHCPSGPRIIRKREKDAK from the coding sequence ATGCCGGCCAAACGCACCGACTCCCGAACACTCAAGAAACGCCGGGAGCGGGTGACAGCGATCCTGCCGATCCTGTACGCCGAGCATCCCGACGCGAAGTGCTCGCTGGATTTCACCTCGCCGCTGGAGCTGATCGTCGCGACGATCCTCTCGGCCCAATGCACCGACGAGCGGGTGAATCTGACGACACCGGCGTTGTTCAAGAAGTTCCCGACGGCCCAGGCATACGCCGACGCGTCCCTCAAGGACATCGAGCCAATGGTGCAGTCGTGCGGGTTCTTCCGGCAGAAGGCCAAGAGCATCAAGGCGATGGCCGAGTCGGTCGTCGAGCTTCACGGTGACGAGGTGCCGCGGACGATGGAGGCGTTGATCAAGCTTCGTGGCGTGGGCCGCAAGACCGCCAACGTCGTGCTCGGCAACGCCTTCGGCATCAACGTCGGCGTCACCGTCGACACCCACGTCACGCGCCTCTCCAATCGCCTCGGCCTCACCCGACACGAATCCGACGCGGTCAAGATTGAAAAGGACCTGATGCAGGTCGTCCCGCGGGACGAGTGGACGATGTGGAGCCACTTGCTGATCCACCACGGCCGACGGACTTGTGTCGCCCGGAAGCCGCGCTGCGAGGCGTGTGCTCTGTTCGAGCACTGCCCGAGCGGGCCGAGGATCATCCGAAAACGCGAAAAAGACGCCAAATGA
- a CDS encoding CDP-alcohol phosphatidyltransferase family protein → MRRQIPNAITVSRLVVAFIFFAMLAAYRYDPDRISWWLFASGWVYGLAAATDALDGHLARKWNVTSVFGRIVDPFCDKILILGTFVFFASRPFFIEEDGTIINVTSVGPIVVTILLSRELLITTLRSLMEGSGSDFGAAWSGKLKMIIQSITVPVVLAYVCFRPWLIEMDLELAARIVRTGCVWLTVVATIVSGVLYMPWPKRAKATQ, encoded by the coding sequence ATGCGGCGGCAGATACCCAACGCCATCACGGTCTCCCGGCTCGTCGTCGCGTTCATCTTCTTCGCGATGCTCGCCGCTTATCGGTACGACCCGGACCGGATTTCGTGGTGGCTCTTCGCCAGCGGCTGGGTCTACGGGCTCGCCGCCGCGACCGACGCGCTTGACGGGCACTTGGCCCGCAAATGGAACGTGACCAGCGTCTTCGGCCGGATCGTCGATCCGTTTTGCGACAAGATTCTCATCCTCGGCACGTTCGTGTTTTTCGCCTCCCGGCCGTTCTTCATCGAGGAGGACGGAACCATCATCAACGTTACCAGCGTGGGGCCAATCGTCGTAACGATTCTCCTCTCGCGGGAACTGCTCATCACGACGTTGCGGAGCCTGATGGAAGGGTCGGGCAGCGACTTCGGCGCGGCGTGGTCCGGTAAGCTCAAAATGATCATTCAGTCGATCACCGTGCCGGTGGTGCTGGCGTATGTTTGCTTCAGGCCATGGTTGATCGAAATGGATTTGGAACTTGCGGCCCGCATCGTCCGTACCGGCTGCGTCTGGCTCACCGTTGTCGCCACGATCGTGAGCGGCGTGCTGTACATGCCGTGGCCGAAGCGGGCCAAGGCGACTCAATGA
- a CDS encoding undecaprenyl-diphosphate phosphatase produces the protein MEWWQAIILGIVEGLTEYLPVSSTGHLILAQRAMGLTGEAADAYAICIQAGAIVAVLGLYWQRVRQAAVGWAGKIGLGPGDADGFRLGLNLLIAFMPAAVFGLLLDEHIEAALFHPWPIAIALFVGGLAIIGVDLWRKRTSSPKDDAIARGSTESEAGRSLDTLTPMMALGIGLIQCVAMWPGTSRSLVTIVGGVLVGLSLASAVEFSFLLGVITLLAATLYKAVLDSVTSPGSGQEVMMLTWMVDQYGWFALLLGVLSAWISAVLAVKWMVAYLKKHGLSIFGYYRVGLAAAVAVLILVGFFEG, from the coding sequence ATGGAATGGTGGCAAGCGATCATCCTCGGGATTGTCGAGGGGTTGACCGAGTATCTGCCGGTGAGTTCGACCGGACACCTGATCCTCGCGCAGCGGGCCATGGGCCTGACCGGTGAGGCGGCCGATGCGTACGCCATCTGCATTCAGGCCGGGGCGATCGTGGCGGTGCTCGGGCTGTATTGGCAGCGCGTCCGGCAGGCCGCGGTCGGTTGGGCCGGAAAGATCGGCCTCGGCCCGGGCGATGCCGACGGCTTTCGGCTCGGGCTCAATCTGCTGATCGCGTTCATGCCTGCGGCCGTGTTCGGTCTGCTCCTCGATGAGCACATCGAAGCGGCACTGTTTCACCCGTGGCCCATCGCGATCGCCCTCTTCGTCGGCGGACTCGCGATCATCGGCGTGGACCTCTGGCGCAAGCGCACCTCATCCCCGAAAGACGATGCCATCGCCCGCGGCAGCACCGAATCGGAGGCCGGCCGATCGCTCGACACGCTGACGCCGATGATGGCGCTGGGCATCGGGCTGATTCAGTGCGTGGCGATGTGGCCGGGCACGAGCCGGTCACTGGTCACGATCGTCGGTGGCGTGTTGGTGGGGCTGAGCCTCGCGTCGGCGGTGGAGTTCAGCTTCCTGCTGGGTGTCATCACACTGCTGGCTGCAACGCTCTACAAGGCCGTCTTGGACTCCGTGACATCGCCGGGGAGCGGCCAAGAGGTGATGATGCTCACCTGGATGGTCGACCAATACGGTTGGTTCGCCCTGCTTCTCGGCGTGTTGTCGGCCTGGATTTCGGCGGTGCTAGCGGTGAAATGGATGGTCGCGTATCTCAAAAAGCACGGCCTGAGCATCTTCGGTTACTACCGCGTCGGCCTTGCGGCGGCGGTTGCGGTGCTAATCCTCGTCGGTTTCTTCGAGGGATGA
- a CDS encoding TRAM domain-containing protein has translation MTLQVLRGLFILVMAAVGWFFLTQDATALNPYLDGRAWMLLSVTLIIGVCVVVADILSPRRKLQVFAGVFFGLLIGLILSYAFSFVVPFLIDRFFASPDVAGRQPLIDFINLLIGVVCCYFAISFILQTRDDFRFIIPYVEFRKDTRGTSPVVIDTSALIDGRIVALAEAGMFESRLIVPRFVLRELQRMADEGDKAKRAKGRRGLDVLEELRESTIPNLEVVIYDPHGHGGGIGRDDSAALDVDHRLVGLAKDLHARVLSTDFNLHKVAQVQGVTVVNLNALANALRAEVLPGDAINVHVVRPGEQPRQGVGYLADGTMVVIENAGDRIGDDIAVQITNTRQTSAGKMLFAKLEGAASIDRSGDSAMGEVIDMSEPEPPRRKRDTAGTSA, from the coding sequence ATGACGCTTCAAGTCCTGCGCGGACTCTTCATTCTCGTGATGGCGGCGGTGGGTTGGTTCTTTCTGACCCAGGATGCCACGGCACTCAACCCGTACCTCGACGGTCGGGCGTGGATGCTGTTGTCGGTGACGCTCATCATCGGCGTCTGCGTGGTCGTGGCCGACATACTCTCGCCACGGCGAAAGCTACAGGTCTTTGCCGGCGTCTTTTTCGGGCTGCTCATCGGGCTGATCCTGTCGTACGCGTTCAGCTTCGTGGTGCCGTTCTTGATCGACCGGTTTTTCGCGAGCCCCGACGTCGCGGGCCGGCAGCCGTTGATCGACTTTATCAACTTGCTCATCGGCGTCGTCTGCTGCTACTTCGCGATCAGCTTCATTCTTCAAACGCGTGACGACTTCCGGTTCATCATCCCGTACGTCGAGTTTCGCAAGGACACGCGCGGCACGTCGCCGGTGGTCATCGACACGTCGGCTCTGATCGATGGCCGCATCGTCGCGCTGGCCGAGGCGGGCATGTTCGAGAGCCGGCTGATCGTGCCGCGATTCGTGTTGCGGGAGCTGCAACGCATGGCCGACGAGGGCGACAAGGCCAAGCGGGCCAAGGGTCGTCGCGGGCTCGACGTTCTCGAGGAACTGCGTGAGTCGACCATCCCAAACCTCGAGGTCGTCATCTACGACCCGCACGGCCACGGCGGCGGCATTGGGCGTGACGACTCGGCCGCGCTCGACGTCGACCACCGACTGGTCGGCCTTGCGAAAGACCTGCACGCCCGCGTCCTCTCGACCGACTTCAACCTGCACAAGGTCGCTCAGGTTCAAGGTGTCACCGTCGTGAACCTCAACGCCTTGGCCAACGCGCTGCGGGCCGAGGTGCTCCCCGGCGACGCGATCAATGTCCACGTCGTTCGTCCCGGCGAGCAGCCGCGTCAGGGCGTGGGCTACCTCGCGGACGGCACGATGGTCGTCATCGAGAACGCCGGCGATCGCATCGGCGACGACATCGCCGTGCAGATCACCAACACCCGCCAGACCTCGGCCGGTAAGATGCTCTTCGCCAAGCTCGAAGGCGCGGCCAGCATCGATCGCTCGGGCGACTCGGCCATGGGCGAGGTCATCGACATGTCCGAGCCGGAGCCGCCCCGTCGCAAACGCGACACCGCCGGCACTTCGGCGTAA